A region from the Vicia villosa cultivar HV-30 ecotype Madison, WI linkage group LG3, Vvil1.0, whole genome shotgun sequence genome encodes:
- the LOC131661680 gene encoding TMV resistance protein N-like, whose protein sequence is MGDCSQNSKWKYHVFLSFRGEDTRLGFTDHLYAALVRKSIITFRDDEELARGEVISQKLLHAIEESLSAVVIISKNYANSAWCLDELVKILESKRLSGQQVFPIFYGVDPSDVRNQRASFAEAFRKHEEKFAESKEKVQKWRDALREVANLSGWDSKEQHETKLIEEVVAQVWKKLKLKFPSYNDGLVAIDARLEELYSTLNIGSEDVRFIGIWGMGGIGKTTLTTALYKKIKSQFDVSCFIANVREVSGERNDGMLQIQNKILSHLNIKGMVIETLSEGKDSLRNLLSNKKVLIVLDDVSSKSQLENLAGSQEWFGRGSRIIVTTRDKHLLISHAVLFEMYESKILNKSESLQLFCEKAFMKDKPEEDYLELSKSVVEYAGGLPLAFEVLGSFLCGRRISDWEDALIKIKQVPHDDILNKLQISYDMLEDEHKTLFLDIACFFKGWYKHKVIQILENCGFHPTLGINVLIEKSLVTFDGRVIGMHDMLEEMGKTIVFLESPNDPGKRSRLWSLEDIDEVLRKNKGTELVQGIVLKSSPSMSFEARWNPEAFSKMCNLRLLIILCDLHLSLGLKCLSSSLKVLIWRGYPMHTLPLGVQLDKLVHLQMNNSKVKQLWKGTQYFGKLKVIDLSNSKNLRQTPNVSGVPYLEELHLNDCTDLVEVHQSVKEHKKLEILSLIGCANLKTFSSTLEMDSLKTLILSDCSNISRLPEFGKNMISMSVLNLMHCKNIVCLPNSISNLKSLKILNISGCSKICSLPDGIRKNTALENLDLSRTAIGEMDPSLLQLGNLKILSLSGCGLPASDSRQDVSRPYRNRLRYFSDDTGLILPSTFSGLSSLTVLDLSYCNLTDDSIPEDIDGLSSLERLILSGNDFLRLPTCYFVNLSKLRYLELEDCPLLHSVPLLPPHACLYSTDSDAKESKILDPQKIWKLFESSNKELFLSPGSLIIDHPYPVYTEIPSRFDNHNFFPLSSSYVSEADSIASITLKIPTDCRSSNEWAVAVFVALEEIDEGLRAREKLLDNTKPDLKGNQCIGYLILLIIVIWLLICVWFRIPIKTSTRQMRMRWNFDTLEPEDASSLSLFASSTASNKLYMFTMVGSGDFIYIRRHTRGERKTMHKSFSKHRKPDFRENSLLHFEVQVEGCKIRKCGWRVLHKEDYLEELKEVNNGELSMAPSNSEHVSGMCKSTVDELKGENVENIEKSNENFSLGKIFQSIRQGLGLSMLIFMSMMVAATVFPLPVQGFGFKKHTATNEVQNKPFKSHRVSRKTVLKVITPQLQSSHRLNVSQRLSFPIYQLPTRTNFSQTHFCSYLTR, encoded by the exons ATGGGAGATTGTTCACAAAACTCAAAATGGAAGTATCATGTTTTCTTGAGTTTTAGAGGAGAAGATACACGATTAGGCTTCACGGATCACCTATATGCAGCTTTGGTGCGCAAGAGTATAATAACTTTCAGAGATGATGAAGAACTTGCAAGAGGTGAAGTAATCTCACAAAAGCTACTCCATGCCATTGAGGAATCACTCTCAGCAGTTGTTATTATCTCCAAAAACTATGCTAACTCAGCTTGGTGTTTGGATGAGTTAGTCAAGATTCTCGAATCCAAACGTTTGTCAGGACAACAAGTGTTCCCTATCTTCTATGGCGTGGATCCCTCCGATGTAAGAAATCAAAGGGCAAGTTTTGCTGAGGCTTTTAGGAAACATGAAGAAAAATTTGCTGAAAGCAAAGAGAAGGTGCAAAAGTGGAGAGATGCATTGAGAGAGGTCGCCAATTTGTCAGGCTGGGATTCTAAGGAGCA ACATGAAACAAAACTCATTGAAGAAGTTGTTGCACAAGTATGGAAAAAACTGAAACTCAAATTCCCATCCTATAACGATGGACTGGTTGCAATTGATGCAAGATTGGAAGAATTATATTCAACTCTGAACATAGGATCGGAGGATGTTCGTTTCATAGGGATATGGGGCATGGGTGGGATAGGCAAAACGACTCTTACTACAGCtctttacaaaaaaattaaaagccAGTTTGATGTAAGTTGCTTCATTGCTAATGTAAGGGAAGTTTCGGGGGAAAGAAACGATGGCATGCTAcagatacaaaataaaattctttCTCATTTGAACATAAAAGGAATGGTAATTGAAACATTAAGCGAAGGAAAGGACAGCTTAAGAAACCTTTTATCCAACAAAAAGGTTCTAATTGTCCTTGATGATGTAAGTTCTAAAAGCCAACTTGAGAATTTGGCTGGAAGCCAGGAATGGTTCGGTCGAGGGAGTAGAATTATAGTTACGACTAGGGATAAGCACCTCTTGATATCGCATGCTGTATTGTTTGAAATGTATGAGAGTAAAATCTTGAATAAAAGTGAATCCCTTCAACTTTTTTGTGAAAAAGCTTTTATGAAGGACAAGCCGGAAGAAGATTATTTAGAGTTATCCAAAAGTGTGGTCGAATATGCTGGAGGTCTTCCTTTGGCTTTTGAAGTGTTGGGTTCTTTTCTTTGCGGAAGAAGGATATCTGATTGGGAAGATGCTTtgatcaaaatcaaacaagttccACATGATGATATCCTAAACAAACTTCAAATAAGTTATGACATGTTAGAAGATGAACACAAGACTTTATTTCTAGATATTGCCTGCTTTTTTAAGGGATGGTATAAACATAAAGTGATACAGATATTGGAAAATTGTGGCTTTCATCCAACACTTGGAATAAATGTTCTTATAGAAAAATCACTCGTAACCTTCGATGGAAGAGTTATTGGGATGCATGATATGCTAGAAGAAATGGGTAAAACCATAGTTTTTCTAGAATCTCCTAATGATCCCGGAAAACGGAGTAGATTGTGGTCTCTAGAGGATATTGATGAAGTACTAAGAAAAAATAAG GGAACTGAACTTGTTCAAGGTATTGTTTTGAAGTCATCACCATCTATGTCATTTGAAGCGCGTTGGAACCCCGAGGCCTTCTCAAAGATGTGTAATCTTAGGTTACTCATTATATTATGTGATTTGCATCTTTCACTTGGTCTGAAATGTCTTTCTAGCTCACTAAAAGTGCTTATATGGCGGGGATATCCAATGCATACTCTACCACTTGGAGTTCAACTGGATAAGCTTGTTCACTTACAGATGAACAATAGTAAAGTCAAACAACTGTGGAAAGGAACTCAG TATTTTGGGAAGCTGAAAGTAATCGATTTAAGTAATTCCAAAAATCTTCGTCAAACTCCAAATGTCTCTGGAGTTCCATACCTTGAAGAGCTGCATCTTAATGATTGTACAGACCTTGTTGAAGTTCACCAATCTGTTAAAGAGCACAAAAAGCTCGAGATATTGAGCTTGATAGGATGTGCGAATCTGAAAACCTTTTCAAGTACATTGGAAATGGATTCCTTGAAAACGCTCATTCTATCTGATTGCTCAAACATTTCACGACttcctgaatttggaaaaaatatgataagcaTGTCAGTGCTTAATTTAATGCATTGTAAAAATATTGTGTGCCTTCCAAACAGCATTAGTAACCTGAAGTCTCTCAAAATTCTCAATATATCAGGATGCTCAAAAATTTGTAGCCTGCCAGACGGTATAAGGAAAAACACGGCTTTGGAGAATCTTGACTTGAGTAGGACTGCTATTGGAGAAATGGACCCCTCCCTACTTCAATTAGGGAATCTCAAAATATTATCTTTAAGTGGATGTGGCTTGCCAGCTTCCGACTCTCGACAGGACGTGAGTCGGCCATATAGGAATCGGCTAAGGTATTTCTCAGATGACACAGGCTTAATATTGCCTTCTACTTTCTCAGGTCTTTCCTCATTAACTGTTTTGGATTTGAGCTATTGTAATCTCACTGATGATTCAATTCCCGAAGACATTGATGGCTTATCATCATTGGAGAGACTAATTCTATCTGGGAATGATTTTCTGCGCCTACCCACTTGCTACTTTGTTAATCTTTCAAAGCTTCGCTATCTTGAATTGGAAGACTGTCCTCTGCTTCATTCTGTACCATTGCTTCCACCACATGCATGCTTGTACTCAACAGATTCAGATGCAAAGGAATCTAAAATATTGGATCCTCAAAAGATATGGAAGCTGTTTGAATCAAGCAACAAAGAACTCTTTCTCTCACCCGGGTCTTTG ATAATTGATCATCCTTATCCTGTGTACACGGAGATCCCTTCGAGATTTGataatcataatttttttccCTTGAGCTCATCATATGTGTCAGAAGCTGACTCAATTGCATCAATAACCTTAAAGATCCCTACGGATTGTCGTTCAAGTAATGAGTGGGCAGTTGCTGTATTTGTGGCGTTGGAGGAAATTGATGAAGGCTTACGGGCCAGAGAAAAGCTGCTTGACAATACCAAACCAGATTTGAAGGGAAATCAATGCATTGGTTATTTAATCCTATTGATAATAGTGATTTGGCTATTAATCTGTGTATGGTTTCGTATTCCAATAAAAACTTCTACCAGACAAATGCGCATGCGTTGGAACTTTGATACTTTAGAACCTGAAGATGCCTCATCCTTATCTCTCTTCGCTAGTTCAACGGCAAGCAATAAACTGTACATGTTCACAATGGTAGGGAGTGGTGATTTTATCTACATTCGGCGACACACAAGAGGGGAGCGAAAGACCATGCACAAATCCTTTAGCAAGCATCGGAAGCCAGACTTCAGGGAAAACAGTTTGTTGCATTTTGAAGTGCAAGTGGAAGGGTGCAAGATTAGGAAGTGCGGATGGCGTGTGTTGCACAAGGAagattatcttgaagaacttaaaGAGGTGAACAACGGTGAACTTTCTATGGCACCTTCAAATTCCGAGCATGTCAGTGGTATGTGCAAATCAACCGTGGATGAATTGAAGGGAGAGAATGTGGAGAACATAGAAAAATCCAATGAAAATTTCTCTTTG GGAAAAATATTTCAGAGTATTAGACAAGGACTAGGTTTAAGCATGCTAATTTTTATGTCAATGATGGTAGCTGCTACAGTATTCCCTCTGCCTGTGCAAGGTTTCGGCTTTAAAAAGCACACCGCAACAAATGAAGTCCAGAATAAACCATTTAAGTCACATCGGGTTTCCCGCAAAACTGTATTGAAGGTCATTACACCACAATTACAAAGCAGTCATAGATTAAATGTGAGCCAACGGTTGTCATTTCCAATATACCAGCTTCCAACGAGGACAAATTTCTCTCAGACTCACTTTTGTTCTTACTTAACTAGATGA
- the LOC131661681 gene encoding glucan endo-1,3-beta-glucosidase 11-like, giving the protein MHRLLIVSIFSLTALLAFTDGSYIGVNYGRIANNLPSAFKVVKLLKSQGITRVKLFDTDRAVLRALSGSGIKVTVNLPNEQLFYTAKKLSYAISWLNRNVVVYQPHTLIEAIAVGNEVFVDPHNTTKYLIPAMRNIHKALIKNNLHNTIKISSPIALSALGSSYPSSTGSFKPDLIEPVIKPMLDFIRETSSYLMVNVYPFFAYESNADVISLDYALFRENPGNVDPGNGLKYFNIFDAQIDAVFAALSGLKYDDVRIVVSETGWPSKGDSDEVGASPENAAAYNGNLVKKILTNGGTPLRPNANLTVYLFALFNENGKVGPTSERNFGMFYPNMEKVYDVPFTVEGLKGLKRN; this is encoded by the coding sequence ATGCATCGTTTACTCATTGTCTCCATCTTCTCACTCACAGCACTACTTGCATTTACCGATGGTAGTTACATTGGAGTAAACTATGGTCGCATAGCCAACAACCTCCCCTCAGCCTTCAAAGTCGTTAAACTCCTCAAATCACAAGGAATCACCCGCGTCAAACTCTTCGACACCGACCGTGCCGTTCTCCGAGCACTATCCGGTTCCGGAATCAAAGTAACCGTCAACCTCCCCAACGAACAACTCTTCTATACAGCCAAGAAACTCTCCTACGCAATCTCATGGCTCAACAGAAACGTCGTCGTTTACCAACCCCACACACTCATCGAAGCCATCGCAGTTGGCAACGAAGTCTTCGTCGACCCACACAACACCACCAAATACCTTATCCCCGCCATGAGAAACATTCACAAAGCACTCATCAAGAACAATCTCCATAACACCATCAAAATCTCCTCCCCAATCGCACTCTCCGCTCTCGGATCCTCATATCCATCTTCAACCGGTTCATTTAAACCTGATTTAATCGAACCGGTTATTAAACCCATGCTAGATTTCATCCGCGAAACGTCGTCGTATTTAATGGTAAACGTGTATCCTTTTTTCGCTTACGAGTCAAACGCTGACGTCATTTCATTAGACTACGCTTTGTTTCGTGAGAACCCGGGTAACGTGGATCCGGGTAACGGGTTAAAGTATTTTAACATCTTTGATGCTCAAATCGACGCCGTTTTTGCGGCGCTTTCGGGTCTTAAATACGACGACGTAAGGATCGTTGTGAGTGAGACAGGGTGGCCTTCGAAAGGAGATAGTGATGAGGTGGGTGCGTCCCCAGAGAACGCTGCTGCGTACAACGGTAACCTTGTTAAAAAGATTCTCACTAACGGTGGGACCCCCTTGAGACCCAATGCGAATCTGACCGTTTATTTGTTTGCTCTTTTTAATGAGAATGGAAAGGTGGGGCCTACTTCGGAGAGAAATTTTGGAATGTTTTACCCTAATATGGAGAAGGTTTATGATGTTCCGTTTACGGTGGAGGGATTAAAGGGATTGAAGAGAAACTAG